One part of the Arthrobacter tumbae genome encodes these proteins:
- a CDS encoding PadR family transcriptional regulator has translation MGKQATEMLKGVLEGIVLAMLSVRPAYGYEITAGLRGQGFSEIAEGTIYALLVRIEQRHLVDVEKVPSEKGPPRKVYTLNAQGQEYLDEFWRTWSFLTERLEELRDGGK, from the coding sequence ACCGAAATGCTCAAGGGGGTCCTTGAGGGCATCGTGCTCGCGATGCTGTCCGTGAGGCCGGCCTACGGCTACGAGATTACGGCCGGGTTGCGCGGTCAGGGCTTCAGCGAAATCGCCGAGGGCACCATCTACGCGTTACTGGTCCGCATTGAACAGCGGCACCTCGTGGATGTGGAGAAGGTGCCCTCAGAGAAGGGACCGCCGCGCAAGGTGTACACCCTCAACGCCCAGGGTCAGGAATACCTGGACGAGTTCTGGAGGACCTGGAGCTTCCTCACCGAACGACTCGAAGAGCTCCGCGATGGAGGGAAATGA